One stretch of Glycine soja cultivar W05 chromosome 7, ASM419377v2, whole genome shotgun sequence DNA includes these proteins:
- the LOC114418616 gene encoding transcription factor BEE 1-like isoform X1, which translates to MAEFTENMQLQSNIRPSQFPFLEIDPSMELLNQFLGMNQHVLENSNLIPMHNLVPFSCDTFLGPQEPECPGNLEENFPAHVNHNALPISLPIFQAENEIHEGKKRKSMDLPETSSANSTPAVSESGSKIKHSSGRGKRVKSNVTEEEKAKEVVHVRARRGQATDSHSLAERVRRGKINEKLRCLQNIVPGCYKTMGMAVMLDEIINYVQSLQHQVEFLSLKLTAASTFYDFNSETDALETMQRARASEAKELGKYKKEGYGGVSFFQPAWPL; encoded by the exons ATGGCTGAATTCACAGAAAATATGCAATTGCAAAGCAATATTAGACCCTCCCAGTTTCCATTCTTAGAGATTGATCCAAGCATGGAACTCCTAAACCAGTTCTTAGGGATGAACCAACATGTCCTAGAAAACTCAAACTTGATTCCTATGCACAACTTGGTGCCTTTCTCCTGTGACACCTTTTTGGGCCCTCAAGAGCCTGAGTGTCCAGGAAACTTGGAAGAAAATTTCCCTGCCCATGTCAACCACAATGCACTTCCTATTTCCCTCCCCATTTTCCAAGCAGAAAATGAGATCCATGAAGGTAAAAAGAGGAAATCAATGGATCTTCCTGAGACAAGTTCAGCTAACTCAACTCCTGCAGTTTCTGAAAGTGGAAGCAAGATCAAACAT AGTTCTGGAAGAGGGAAGAGAGTAAAAAGCAATGTAACAGAAGAGGAGAAAGCAAAGGAAGTGGTTCATGTCAGAGCCAGAAGAGGTCAAGCTACTGATAGTCACAGTTTAGCAGAAAGg GTTAGAAGAGGGAAAATCAATGAGAAATTAAGGTGCTTACAGAACATtgttccaggatgttacaag ACCATGGGTATGGCAGTAATGTTGGATGAAATCATAAACTATGTGCAGTCCTTGCAGCATCAAGTAGAG TTCCTTTCTTTGAAGCTTACTGCAGCAAGTACCTTTTATGACTTCAATTCCGAGACAGATGCTTTGGAAACAATGCAG AGAGCAAGGGCATCCGAGGCAAAAGAGCTAGGAAAGTATAAGAAAGAAGGGTATGGAGGAGTTTCTTTCTTCCAACCAGCATGGCCCCTTTGA
- the LOC114418616 gene encoding transcription factor BEE 1-like isoform X2 — translation MAEFTENMQLQSNIRPSQFPFLEIDPSMELLNQFLGMNQHVLENSNLIPMHNLVPFSCDTFLGPQEPECPGNLEENFPAHVNHNALPISLPIFQAENEIHEGKKRKSMDLPETSSANSTPAVSESGSKIKHSSGRGKRVKSNVTEEEKAKEVVHVRARRGQATDSHSLAERVRRGKINEKLRCLQNIVPGCYKTMGMAVMLDEIINYVQSLQHQVEFLSLKLTAASTFYDFNSETDALETMQLICGREQGHPRQKS, via the exons ATGGCTGAATTCACAGAAAATATGCAATTGCAAAGCAATATTAGACCCTCCCAGTTTCCATTCTTAGAGATTGATCCAAGCATGGAACTCCTAAACCAGTTCTTAGGGATGAACCAACATGTCCTAGAAAACTCAAACTTGATTCCTATGCACAACTTGGTGCCTTTCTCCTGTGACACCTTTTTGGGCCCTCAAGAGCCTGAGTGTCCAGGAAACTTGGAAGAAAATTTCCCTGCCCATGTCAACCACAATGCACTTCCTATTTCCCTCCCCATTTTCCAAGCAGAAAATGAGATCCATGAAGGTAAAAAGAGGAAATCAATGGATCTTCCTGAGACAAGTTCAGCTAACTCAACTCCTGCAGTTTCTGAAAGTGGAAGCAAGATCAAACAT AGTTCTGGAAGAGGGAAGAGAGTAAAAAGCAATGTAACAGAAGAGGAGAAAGCAAAGGAAGTGGTTCATGTCAGAGCCAGAAGAGGTCAAGCTACTGATAGTCACAGTTTAGCAGAAAGg GTTAGAAGAGGGAAAATCAATGAGAAATTAAGGTGCTTACAGAACATtgttccaggatgttacaag ACCATGGGTATGGCAGTAATGTTGGATGAAATCATAAACTATGTGCAGTCCTTGCAGCATCAAGTAGAG TTCCTTTCTTTGAAGCTTACTGCAGCAAGTACCTTTTATGACTTCAATTCCGAGACAGATGCTTTGGAAACAATGCAG ttgATTTGTGGCAGAGAGCAAGGGCATCCGAGGCAAAAGAGCTAG